The DNA window GAAGGCGCTTAGGGAGTGGGCTATAAGGGTTGACGACGCCGTCTCCCTGGGGGCCAGGGTTGACCCCGATGAGGCCTGGAGGAGGGCGGTCAACGCCACGGAGAGGGTCCAGTCCCAGTTGTTCTCCCAGCTCAGGTGGCTCGTGGGGCAGCTTAGCGAGAACCTGACCCTGCTCAGGGGCTGGGCCACGATAACAGGGGACAGGTCGCTCAGGGTCAGCCTTAAGGACGGCGGGGAGGCTGAGGTGAGCTTCAGGTACCTTCACATAGGGGCCGGCTCAGTCGACTTCATCCCCGAGATCCCGGGCAGGGAGCTGTGCATGACGAGCGAGGACCTCTACGCCTACTCAAGGACTCCCAGGGATCTGCCTGACTCCATGGTGATAGTGGGCGGGGGCTACATAGGCGTTGAGATGGCTGAGATACTCTCAAGGTTCGGGGTTAAGGTAACGCTGGTTGAGAGCGCTGACAGGCTGCTGCTCAACATGCCTGTAGACATCTCGAGGGCCGCGCTCAGCCTTCTGCAGAGGAGGGGCGTTGACGTGAGGCTTGGCTACAGGGCGTCCGCCGTGGAGGTCAGAGGCGACGCTAAGGTCCTGAGGGCGGTTGCAAGGGACGGCTCCGCCGTGGAGGTCAGAGGCGACGAGGTCCTGATGGCAGTTGACAGGAGGCCCAGGCTGAGCGGCTACGGCCTGGAGGCGCTGGGCCTCGAGCTGGAAGGCGGCGTAAGGGTTAGCGAGGGCATGAGGACAAGCGTCCCCAACGTCTTCGCGGCAGGTGACGTCACCGGGAGACTTATGCTGGAGCACGCGGCCGCGAAGGGAGGCCTGGTCGCTGCAAGGAACATGCTCCTCGGCAGGGACCTCTACAGGATGAGCTACGTAGACGTACCCCAGGTAGTCTACACCGTGCCCGAGATGGGGGTTGTGGGGTACACGGAGGAGCAGCTCAAGTCCATGGGGGTTAAGTTCGACGTCATAAGGTACGGCCTGCAGGCGGAGGCCTACAGCCTCACGGTTGGGGGCCAGGAGGGGTGGGTCAAGGTGTTGGTTGACGAGTCCGGCAGGGTGATGGGAGCGCAGGCCTTCGCGCCGGACGCCTCCTCTATACTCACGGCCTTCGCCATGGCCATGAACTCAGGCCTTGACTCTGAGGGGCTCTACTGGCTTGCCGTGCCCCACCCGTCGCCCATGGAGCCGATAACAGATGCCTTCAGGCAGGCTTAAACAGGAGCGGCTGGCGCCGCGGCCGGGATTTGAACCCGGGTCACGGGCTTGACAGGCCCGCATACTATGCCGGGCTGTACTACCGCGGCGTGCCATCGCATATAACCATGCTGGGGGCTATTAATTTTTTGTGCCTCATTGCCGCCTGGCCTACCTAGCTCCTAGGGTTACAGGCACGGCCTGGCCAAAGGCGAGCCCCGGGGCCGTTGCATCCATGGCGCCAGCCGCGGCTAAGCAGAGAGATAACTTAAACGCCGAGCCCGCGAGAAGGGATGGGCGCTGGGAGGCTCAATGAAGCTCAGCGGCTGCACCACAGTCAGAGGCCCAGCTATGATAGCTGTGAGGGACGGGGACCTGAAGCTCATGGGAGGGCCAGTCACGGCAGGCTCATCAATAACCGTGCCCGTCGGCAGGGCTGTGATAGCTGAGGGCGATGGCGAGGTTGAGATAAGCGGCGGCCAGCTTGGGCAGTGCGACCCCGAGGGACTCAAGGCCCTTGAGTCCCTCATAGATGAGCTCAGGGGCGCCAGGAGGGTGGTCCTCGTGGGGCCAACCGACAGCGGCAAGAGCACGCTGGCGGCGTACCTCTACAACTCAGGCGCTGTGAACTCAATAATATCAACCGACGTCGGCCAGAACGAGGTCTACTGCCCCGGCTTCGAGGCCCTCTCCATGCCTCCAAGGCCGTTTACGCCTGGCTCCTCAGCGCCTGAGCCGCTCTCCGCCTGCCTGGTGGGTGACTACACGCCAAGGGGCCTAGAGGCCAGGTACTTAGCCTGCGCCATCAGGCTCTCCAGGCTCTCCGGCAGCTTCGTCGTAGACACCGACGGCTGGGCCTCGGGGGAGGGGGCAGAGCTCAAGGCGGCCCTGGCGCTCGCCGTGGGCGCGGACGCCGTGGTTGCCATAGGCCTCGACCAGGGGTCATTATCAATACTGAGGCACGAGATGGCAGGCCCCCTTGTGGTCGCTCCAAGGCTCGCCCCAGCCGGGAAGAGCCAGGCTGAGAGGAGGACCAACAGGGACAGGCTGCTCGCCTCATGCATGATGGGGTCGAGGAGGAGGGTGCTCAGCCTCGACGGCCTCCTCGTTGAGGGGAGGGAGCCTGAGGCCTGGGAGGGCCTGCTTGTAGGCCTTCGGGACGCGGAGGGCGATCACTTCGCTGTTGTCGAGAGGGGGCCCTCAAGGTCGGGCTCTATAACTGTGCTAACGCAGTACATGGGCAGCGTCGAGCTCATTAGGCTTGGAAGGGCTAGGGTTGACCTGAAGGCCTTCGGGGGCCTTCTTCAGGCCTAGCTACTCAGGCGCCCTGAAGCGCCTCCCCGGCGACTGGGCGACCAGCTGCTGCACCTCGTTGATAAGGGAGTCGAAGGGCACCACCTCCTGCTCCCCCTGCCTCCACCTCCTCCTGACGCTCACCGTCCTGCTGGAGGCCTCCTTCTCGCCCACAACTGCAATTATTGGCACCCACGCCTTGCCAGCCGACCTTATCCTGGCCCCGAGGCTCTTGCTCGCTGGGTCAAGGTAGGCCCTGGCGCCCGCCGCCTGGAGCTCAGAGAGCAGCTCCTCCGCGTACTGGGTCTGCTGCTCCTTCACTGGCACAACCGCCGCCTGAAGGGGCGCCATCCAGAAGGGGAGCGAGGGCGTTGAGCCGGCCTCCGCCTCCCTGAGGCCCGCGTCAACCGCTGAGGATGCTATGAGCCTCAGGGGGCCGAGGCACGTGAACTGGTTCCCCCTTACGGAGCCGTGGGCTGCCACCGCTGCCGCGCCCTTTGACCTGCTCATGTAGACCCCGAGCCTAACAGAGTACTGCACGTCGTAGTTCACTGAGAAGCCTCTGTCGCTTGAGGCGTCAAGCCACGTGAGGCCCTTGGCCATGGTCCCTGATACCTCAGAGAGCGCCTTGACTAACTCCTCCTCGCCCACGTCACCGGCCTTAACTACCACGTCGCCCCCTGGGACGGGCGACCTCAGCCTGACGGAGCCCTCCTCTAGGTACCTGGCCGCGTCAAGGCACGACCTCAGTATGGAGGCCAGGCCGCTCACGCCGTAGAGCTCCGAGGGCCCTCCGCCGCTCGTCCTCGGCTCGCCCCCAAGCCTCTCAGCCGCCCAAGAGGCGAGGGACTCCATCATCACCTCCCCCAGCCTTGTCAGGCCGTCGCTGGTGACGCCCAGCTTCTCCATGGTTCCAATAGCCTCGTTGTCCCATGGGTTCCCGGGCTCCAGCTCCCTTGGCATGAGGCCTGAGTCTATGGCCTCCTTGGGCGACAGTAGCTTGCCATCGGCTATGAACCACGGCCCCCTGGGGGCAGTTATTGTCCTGGAGAGCTCGCAGGCCGGGTGGCCTGGGCACGTTATGGTGAACCCCTTGTACCAGCCGAAGGGCGCCCTAGCCGTGCTAAAGCCCATGGCCTTAAGCTCGTCCTCGACCCTCCTGAGTATCGCAGCGGCCTGCTCTGGCGGCGCCAGGCTTGGCGAGAGGTGGGCGAAGGGGTAGACCACGGCGCACTTGACGCCAGACCTCCTCGCGTGTTCGGCTATCTCAAGGGCCGCCTGCCTAGCCAGGTCAGGGGCGTCGCCCTCCTCGACGCTTATGAAGCCCACGACGCAGTCCCTGCCCTCGAACTTAGATGGGGGGTCAGGCGGACTCTCAATTGCCTCCTCGACAGCCCAGAACTTGACCTCTGAGACGTGAATCATGAGCAGCCTCAAGCTGTGCCCACCTCAGCTTAGCGCCCAGCCCTTAAAGGCTCAGCCGAAGACGCTCTTGTTTACCATCTTTATAAGCCTCACGTAGTTGTTGCACTTGGCCTCGGGGCCGCTGCAGGAGACCTCGTATGTCAGCTGGCCGTCGAAGTGAACGAGGGACCCAGCGACCCTGAACCAGTCCACGGTCCCAGTCATTGGAGGCATGTGGTCGTCCGAGTAGCCGTCGTTGTCGTGCGCGTGAACCTCAGCTATGAGGCCAGCCTCGGCAACCTTGCTTATCTCCTCAGGCGGGTCCTTGGAGTTGACGTTGAGGTGACCTATGTCAACGCAGAGCCTGAGGCCTTCGACGGAGCCAGCTATCTTTATGAGCTCGTCAACGGTTGACCCCACTATGTCGCCCTCCAGCCTGTTCTCCACGGCCAGCGTGAGGCCCAGGTCCCTGGCCTCCCTGGCGAGCCTTGAGAGGGCGCTTATGTTTGCGGCCACCGCCTCGTCGGAGTGCCTCAGCGGGAGGGTGTGTATGACCGCTATGGAGGCCCCCATCTCCCTGGCCGCCCTCATCCACCTTATCATGCGTGTGA is part of the Acidilobus sp. 7A genome and encodes:
- a CDS encoding NAD(P)/FAD-dependent oxidoreductase, with translation MSGPIRADAAFIGGGPASLFGALELARAGLKVVIVEDRENLGGTCLNAGCVPSKALREWAIRVDDAVSLGARVDPDEAWRRAVNATERVQSQLFSQLRWLVGQLSENLTLLRGWATITGDRSLRVSLKDGGEAEVSFRYLHIGAGSVDFIPEIPGRELCMTSEDLYAYSRTPRDLPDSMVIVGGGYIGVEMAEILSRFGVKVTLVESADRLLLNMPVDISRAALSLLQRRGVDVRLGYRASAVEVRGDAKVLRAVARDGSAVEVRGDEVLMAVDRRPRLSGYGLEALGLELEGGVRVSEGMRTSVPNVFAAGDVTGRLMLEHAAAKGGLVAARNMLLGRDLYRMSYVDVPQVVYTVPEMGVVGYTEEQLKSMGVKFDVIRYGLQAEAYSLTVGGQEGWVKVLVDESGRVMGAQAFAPDASSILTAFAMAMNSGLDSEGLYWLAVPHPSPMEPITDAFRQA
- a CDS encoding Clp1/GlmU family protein; translated protein: MKLSGCTTVRGPAMIAVRDGDLKLMGGPVTAGSSITVPVGRAVIAEGDGEVEISGGQLGQCDPEGLKALESLIDELRGARRVVLVGPTDSGKSTLAAYLYNSGAVNSIISTDVGQNEVYCPGFEALSMPPRPFTPGSSAPEPLSACLVGDYTPRGLEARYLACAIRLSRLSGSFVVDTDGWASGEGAELKAALALAVGADAVVAIGLDQGSLSILRHEMAGPLVVAPRLAPAGKSQAERRTNRDRLLASCMMGSRRRVLSLDGLLVEGREPEAWEGLLVGLRDAEGDHFAVVERGPSRSGSITVLTQYMGSVELIRLGRARVDLKAFGGLLQA
- a CDS encoding threonyl-tRNA synthetase editing domain-containing protein, which encodes MRLLMIHVSEVKFWAVEEAIESPPDPPSKFEGRDCVVGFISVEEGDAPDLARQAALEIAEHARRSGVKCAVVYPFAHLSPSLAPPEQAAAILRRVEDELKAMGFSTARAPFGWYKGFTITCPGHPACELSRTITAPRGPWFIADGKLLSPKEAIDSGLMPRELEPGNPWDNEAIGTMEKLGVTSDGLTRLGEVMMESLASWAAERLGGEPRTSGGGPSELYGVSGLASILRSCLDAARYLEEGSVRLRSPVPGGDVVVKAGDVGEEELVKALSEVSGTMAKGLTWLDASSDRGFSVNYDVQYSVRLGVYMSRSKGAAAVAAHGSVRGNQFTCLGPLRLIASSAVDAGLREAEAGSTPSLPFWMAPLQAAVVPVKEQQTQYAEELLSELQAAGARAYLDPASKSLGARIRSAGKAWVPIIAVVGEKEASSRTVSVRRRWRQGEQEVVPFDSLINEVQQLVAQSPGRRFRAPE
- a CDS encoding sugar phosphate isomerase/epimerase family protein, giving the protein MRVAYATMIYRSLLPADAVTRLHNMGVDYYELSYDNFLNRRGQEDALLEDTQASLKRQGLSPSSVHLPYDKQTLDMLAQGKEGAFTRMIRWMRAAREMGASIAVIHTLPLRHSDEAVAANISALSRLAREARDLGLTLAVENRLEGDIVGSTVDELIKIAGSVEGLRLCVDIGHLNVNSKDPPEEISKVAEAGLIAEVHAHDNDGYSDDHMPPMTGTVDWFRVAGSLVHFDGQLTYEVSCSGPEAKCNNYVRLIKMVNKSVFG